The Polaromonas naphthalenivorans CJ2 genome has a window encoding:
- a CDS encoding Rieske 2Fe-2S domain-containing protein, with the protein MMTNEENELLCRVEGEAPMGQLMRRHWTPICLLEEVGEADGMPVKARAFGEDLVVFRDTDGRVGVMDEHCPHRGASLVYGRNEEGGLRCLYHGWKMDVQGNVLEMASEPAASGMADKVKHKAYPTQEWGGMVWAYMGPKDAVPEFQPPAWAPTADARVSIAKVLLPCNWAQILEGAIDSAHSSSLHSSDMVPARVDSAKATANTWLRPSTDKAPRMQVQRAGYGFRYAALRRPITNATANDYVRSTVFVAPATALIPPNNLYNVANINVPMDDVSTVFYFIAWGHPAQTPETETWRKFLRQTVGIDLDENYRPLRTQENRFWQDRQAMKAGNFTGISGFPNQDVAMWMSMGAIANRSHDRLGASDLAIVEFRKQMLDAVQAFQRGEPAIGTGELAIPATVCAFQAIVPKTTDWREYEVKYIWAGDGPHPEMEPSYSVKA; encoded by the coding sequence ATGATGACGAATGAAGAAAACGAGCTGTTGTGCCGCGTTGAGGGAGAAGCCCCAATGGGGCAGTTGATGCGCAGACACTGGACCCCAATCTGTCTTCTTGAAGAAGTGGGCGAAGCTGACGGTATGCCTGTCAAAGCTCGCGCCTTCGGTGAAGACTTGGTCGTGTTTCGAGACACCGACGGCAGAGTAGGTGTCATGGATGAGCACTGCCCGCACCGAGGTGCTTCTCTGGTGTATGGCCGTAATGAAGAAGGCGGGCTCCGTTGCCTGTACCACGGCTGGAAGATGGATGTGCAAGGCAATGTCCTGGAAATGGCTTCCGAGCCTGCCGCGAGCGGCATGGCAGATAAAGTGAAGCATAAGGCTTATCCCACGCAAGAATGGGGTGGCATGGTCTGGGCCTACATGGGACCCAAAGACGCTGTTCCAGAATTTCAGCCTCCAGCCTGGGCGCCCACGGCCGATGCTCGTGTCAGCATTGCCAAGGTTCTTTTGCCTTGCAATTGGGCACAAATTTTGGAAGGTGCCATCGACTCCGCCCACAGCTCTAGCCTTCATTCTTCCGACATGGTGCCGGCTCGAGTGGACAGCGCCAAGGCTACTGCAAACACCTGGCTGCGCCCGAGCACAGACAAAGCGCCTCGCATGCAGGTACAACGCGCCGGCTACGGCTTTCGCTATGCAGCCCTACGGCGCCCGATCACCAATGCAACTGCCAACGACTACGTGCGTTCGACGGTGTTTGTGGCCCCCGCCACTGCATTGATTCCTCCCAATAACTTGTACAACGTTGCCAACATCAATGTGCCGATGGACGATGTTTCCACGGTCTTCTACTTCATCGCCTGGGGTCACCCTGCGCAAACGCCAGAGACCGAAACTTGGCGCAAGTTCTTGCGTCAAACCGTGGGCATCGACTTGGATGAAAACTACCGCCCACTGCGCACCCAAGAAAACCGGTTTTGGCAAGACCGTCAAGCCATGAAAGCCGGCAACTTCACTGGCATTTCCGGTTTTCCGAACCAGGACGTCGCCATGTGGATGAGCATGGGAGCCATCGCCAACCGCAGCCACGACCGGCTGGGTGCCAGCGATCTGGCCATCGTCGAATTTCGCAAGCAGATGCTTGACGCAGTGCAAGCTTTCCAGCGCGGGGAGCCCGCCATCGGCACCGGCGAATTGGCCATCCCGGCCACCGTGTGCGCATTCCAGGCGATTGTGCCCAAGACCACCGATTGGCGCGAATACGAGGTGAAGTACATCTGGGCCGGCGATGGCCCCCACCCTGAAATGGAACCGTCTTACTCGGTCAAAGCATAA
- a CDS encoding bacteriohemerythrin, translating into MMKSSAAVAYFWEDKLLIGHEQMDDEHQAFAHIIQALLKAPDNAIASCLADVIAHATQHFAQEDEWMCNLDFPARQCHMDEHAAVLRSAAGVKLRVHAGDHQAARLFSQELAAWLPPHVQHLDSALAAWICKLAWNAKPLVFHRQSRTRAATAIA; encoded by the coding sequence ATGATGAAATCAAGCGCGGCAGTCGCATATTTTTGGGAAGACAAGTTGCTCATTGGTCACGAGCAAATGGATGACGAACACCAGGCGTTCGCTCACATCATTCAGGCGCTACTGAAAGCGCCTGATAACGCCATCGCTTCATGTCTAGCGGATGTCATTGCGCACGCGACTCAGCATTTCGCGCAAGAGGACGAATGGATGTGCAACTTGGACTTTCCTGCTCGGCAGTGCCACATGGATGAGCACGCTGCGGTGCTGCGATCTGCGGCCGGTGTGAAATTGCGCGTTCACGCCGGCGACCACCAAGCCGCACGCCTGTTTTCACAGGAGTTGGCCGCGTGGCTTCCTCCCCATGTGCAGCACCTCGATTCGGCCTTGGCCGCCTGGATTTGCAAATTGGCGTGGAACGCCAAGCCATTGGTGTTTCACCGACAAAGCCGCACCCGCGCGGCAACTGCAATCGCGTAA
- a CDS encoding IS701-like element ISPna6 family transposase: protein MRKPTRPPTARCTLPMYMGFLMSEPKSSTCTRLSQVMGISHDSVNRFLLRESYEPKDLFDEAQKLLDMVGGTLNVDDTTLDKPYSQKMALVGHFWSGKHRRAVKGLNLVTLYYTDVQGRSLPVNYRVYDKADDKTKNDYFQDMLAEVLAWGLRPAFATGDSWYSCEKNLKTVKNHQMGLMFAVEANRTVSVEKGTWVQVQRLDVPEEGLMVWLRNFGPVKLFRTRLKDQLRHYLACLPDAQGYSTFGRLNFQKLHDQHWGIEQYHRLLKQVCNVERFQVRGKVPILNHIFAALCSFVQLQEMRFTHAIVNAYQWKTELFTQVVATFVTGFIPGKKHLNPQFRTTVNA, encoded by the coding sequence ATGAGAAAACCGACCCGCCCGCCTACAGCCCGATGCACCTTGCCGATGTACATGGGATTTTTGATGAGTGAACCCAAGTCAAGCACCTGCACGCGGCTGTCGCAAGTCATGGGCATCTCGCATGACAGCGTGAACCGGTTTTTGCTGCGTGAATCGTATGAGCCCAAAGACCTGTTCGATGAGGCGCAAAAGCTGCTCGACATGGTGGGCGGCACGCTCAATGTGGATGACACCACGCTGGACAAGCCGTACAGCCAGAAGATGGCGCTGGTGGGGCATTTTTGGTCCGGCAAGCACCGCCGGGCGGTCAAGGGATTGAACTTGGTGACGCTGTACTACACCGACGTGCAAGGGCGCAGCCTGCCGGTGAACTACCGGGTGTATGACAAAGCCGATGACAAAACCAAGAACGATTACTTCCAGGACATGCTGGCCGAAGTATTGGCGTGGGGACTGCGGCCGGCTTTTGCCACCGGTGACTCCTGGTATTCGTGCGAGAAAAACCTCAAGACGGTAAAAAACCACCAGATGGGGTTAATGTTCGCCGTCGAAGCCAACCGCACCGTGTCAGTGGAAAAAGGCACATGGGTGCAGGTGCAAAGGCTCGATGTTCCTGAGGAAGGCCTGATGGTGTGGTTGCGCAATTTCGGGCCGGTCAAGCTGTTTCGCACGCGACTGAAAGACCAGTTGCGCCATTACTTGGCTTGCCTGCCCGATGCCCAGGGCTACAGCACCTTCGGGCGCCTGAACTTTCAAAAGCTGCATGACCAGCATTGGGGAATTGAACAATATCACCGCCTGCTCAAGCAGGTCTGCAACGTCGAGCGTTTCCAGGTGCGCGGCAAAGTGCCCATACTGAACCATATCTTTGCCGCGCTGTGCAGCTTTGTGCAGTTGCAGGAAATGCGGTTCACCCACGCCATTGTCAACGCCTACCAATGGAAGACAGAATTGTTTACCCAGGTAGTCGCCACTTTTGTCACGGGGTTCATTCCTGGCAAAAAACACTTGAACCCACAATTTCGTACGACTGTCAATGCGTAA
- the nadC gene encoding carboxylating nicotinate-nucleotide diphosphorylase, protein MKNEKFNQTVHADVARALQEDVGTGDLTAALVPQEAFARATIICRQEAVICGQPWVMEILKQIAPTAKTAWSVQDGQHCEPGQVIVEITGPARDLLTAERTCLNFLQTLSAVATKTARYVNEVKGTRAVILDTRKTIPGLRVAEKYAVRCGGGKNHRMGLFDAMLIKENHIAAAGGLTIAFRAAQKMVDQVDFIQVEVETLDQLEEALEAGVTMVLLDNMPLGRVRQAVEMAQGCCSLEMSGGVTFDNLRACAETGVDRISVGALIKDITAVDFSMRFQDRPVER, encoded by the coding sequence ATGAAAAACGAAAAATTCAATCAAACCGTGCATGCCGATGTAGCCAGAGCATTGCAGGAGGATGTCGGAACAGGAGACCTGACTGCGGCTCTTGTGCCTCAAGAAGCGTTTGCACGTGCGACCATCATTTGTAGGCAAGAAGCGGTCATCTGCGGCCAACCCTGGGTTATGGAGATACTCAAGCAGATTGCGCCGACGGCTAAGACAGCCTGGTCAGTACAGGATGGCCAGCACTGTGAACCTGGGCAGGTCATCGTCGAAATCACCGGACCGGCGCGCGATTTGTTAACGGCGGAACGCACATGCCTGAACTTTTTGCAGACGCTCAGTGCTGTAGCGACTAAGACGGCACGTTACGTGAATGAGGTGAAGGGCACTCGGGCGGTGATTCTTGATACGAGAAAGACCATTCCCGGTCTGCGTGTTGCCGAGAAATATGCGGTGCGATGCGGCGGCGGAAAAAATCACCGCATGGGACTGTTCGATGCGATGTTGATTAAGGAAAATCACATTGCCGCTGCTGGGGGGTTGACGATCGCCTTCCGCGCTGCCCAGAAGATGGTCGATCAGGTAGACTTCATTCAGGTCGAGGTCGAAACGCTTGACCAACTTGAAGAAGCGCTGGAAGCTGGAGTCACCATGGTGTTGCTGGACAACATGCCACTGGGAAGAGTCCGGCAGGCCGTAGAAATGGCACAGGGGTGCTGCAGTCTTGAGATGTCCGGCGGGGTCACCTTCGACAATTTGCGCGCATGCGCAGAAACAGGCGTTGATCGAATCTCTGTTGGGGCCTTGATTAAAGACATTACAGCCGTCGACTTTTCCATGCGTTTCCAAGACCGCCCAGTCGAGCGCTGA
- a CDS encoding transposase, protein MAWIFCSRCAKFSDLKQNQQIFAVQAIPGIGALTATALVAAVGDVSTFKSGRQGAATWHLQSR, encoded by the coding sequence GTGGCGTGGATTTTTTGTTCGCGCTGCGCCAAGTTTTCCGATCTCAAGCAGAACCAGCAGATTTTTGCCGTGCAGGCCATACCGGGCATTGGAGCGTTGACAGCCACCGCGCTGGTGGCAGCCGTCGGGGATGTCTCGACTTTCAAGTCGGGGCGGCAGGGCGCAGCGACTTGGCATCTCCAATCAAGGTGA
- a CDS encoding type II toxin-antitoxin system MqsA family antitoxin, producing the protein MKCPCCGAAELIHDTRDMPYTYKGETATIPAVTGDFCPACGEVILNREHGDRYSELLGQFQRQVNAAYIDPDYIARVRKKLDLDQRQAAEIFGGGVNAFSRYENGKTRPSLALVKLLKVLERHPDLLNEVRTT; encoded by the coding sequence ATGAAATGCCCATGCTGTGGAGCGGCTGAACTGATCCACGACACCCGCGATATGCCCTACACCTACAAGGGCGAAACCGCCACCATTCCAGCGGTGACAGGCGACTTCTGCCCGGCCTGCGGCGAGGTCATTCTGAACCGTGAGCACGGCGACCGATACAGCGAGTTGCTGGGGCAGTTCCAGCGCCAGGTGAACGCGGCCTATATCGATCCAGACTACATCGCCAGGGTGCGCAAGAAGCTCGATCTGGATCAACGCCAAGCCGCCGAAATCTTCGGTGGCGGGGTCAATGCCTTCTCACGCTACGAAAACGGCAAGACCAGGCCGTCCTTGGCCTTGGTGAAGCTGCTCAAGGTGCTTGAGCGTCATCCCGATCTACTCAACGAGGTCAGAACCACCTGA
- a CDS encoding type II toxin-antitoxin system MqsR family toxin, with translation MEKGTPHCKLSVVKALIEADRVKATASAFNGARDLGINDLAGMCAVVMSLTSTDFYKSMTTHADHRIWQDVYRAKTANSADVYLKLTVIDDVLIVSFKEL, from the coding sequence ATGGAAAAAGGCACCCCTCACTGCAAGTTGTCAGTCGTGAAAGCCTTGATCGAAGCCGATAGGGTCAAGGCCACGGCCAGCGCCTTCAATGGTGCGCGTGACTTGGGTATCAATGACCTGGCTGGAATGTGTGCTGTCGTCATGTCGCTCACGTCCACTGACTTCTACAAGAGCATGACGACCCACGCCGATCACCGGATTTGGCAGGATGTGTACCGCGCCAAGACAGCCAACAGTGCCGATGTGTACTTGAAGCTGACCGTCATTGATGATGTTTTGATCGTTTCTTTCAAGGAGCTGTGA